In Paramormyrops kingsleyae isolate MSU_618 chromosome 5, PKINGS_0.4, whole genome shotgun sequence, one DNA window encodes the following:
- the LOC111845204 gene encoding 3-mercaptopyruvate sulfurtransferase-like, whose product MAHIQTVALVGARWLANTVKSNGVGPGLRILDVSWYMQKLKRDAKREFKLKHVPGAAFFDIDRCSDQTSPFDHMLPSESQFADYVGSLGVGNKTHVVVYDTSDWGCFSAPRVWWMFRLFGHGSVSVLDGGLKRWLQEGHPVTSGYRKPEPVDFQAGMNRSWVKTYEDVLDNLDRKVFQLVDARPCGRFRGIDPEPMDNTEPGHIPGSISMPFSSFLDPSGRLRPTKELTALFRYAGVDLTRPVCASGGSAMTACHVALATYLCGHQGASVYDGGWSEWYARAPPEYVISEGRGKHIFRGLRGEGLGMTG is encoded by the exons ATGGCGCACATTCAAACGGTGGCTTTGGTAGGGGCAAGGTGGCTTGCAAACACCGTCAAAAGTAACGGGGTCGGACCCGGTCTTCGCATCTTGGATGTCTCTTGGTATATGCAGAAATTAAAACGCGACGCAAAGAGGGAGTTTAAACTTAAACATGTACCAGGGGCTGCTTTCTTCGACATAGACAGATGCAGCGACCAAACCTCTCCTTTCGATCACATGCTGCCCAGTGAAAGCCAATTTGCGGATTATGTTGGAAGCTTGGGGGTCGGGAACAAAACGCACGTCGTGGTTTATGACACCAGCGACTGGGGCTGCTTTTCTGCCCCGCGGGTTTGGTGGATGTTCCGGCTCTTTGGGCACGGTTCGGTGTCCGTGCTGGACGGTGGGCTGAAGCGCTGGCTCCAAGAAGGACACCCTGTCACCAGCGGATACCGCAAGCCCGAGCCCGTCGACTTCCAAGCCGGGATGAACCGCTCCTGGGTGAAGACGTACGAGGACGTCTTGGACAATTTGGACCGCAAGGTGTTCCAATTAGTGGACGCTAGACCGTGCGGCCGGTTTCGTGGGATCGACCCAGAACCCATGGACA ACACTGAGCCCGGCCATATTCCTGGCTCTATCAGCATGCCATTCTCCTCCTTCCTGGATCCTTCCGGTCGTCTGCGTCCCACCAAGGAGCTGACGGCGCTCTTCCGGTACGCCGGGGTGGACCTGACGCGACCCGTCTGTGCATCCGGAGGCTCAGCGATGACCGCCTGTCACGTCGCACTGGCTACCTACCTGtgcggccaccagggggcgtcgGTGTATGACGGCGGCTGGTCCGAGTGGTACGCCAGGGCCCCGCCGGAGTACGTAATCTCCGAGGGGAggggaaaacacattttccgggGACTGCGGGGTGAGGGGCTGGGGATGACAGGCTAA
- the rps19bp1 gene encoding active regulator of SIRT1 produces the protein MSASMIRRGLELLSDDIKDAVGGRKSKKKLKPRERIRDKKDHISSNKQGVTKQLRRLRGRPGSAKNQATVKDKRIKSAVEEFLKTQKSHLSKNLAYFRGTECRPTQSDTAKILLQNKSRQSRHRPDAPAKKPKEKMSLFTEKEFQQFQLQYFGRKVEEDNK, from the exons ATGTCTGCTTCAATGATCAGGCGAGGACTTGAGCTTTTAAGCGATGACATAAAAG ATGCTGTCGGTGGCCGGAAGAGTAAAAAGAAGCTCAAACCACGAGAAAGAATCAGAGATAAGAAAGATCACATCAGTTCCAACAAGCAAGGTGTCACCAAACAGCTCCGCCGACTCCGTGGACGACCAGGCTCAGCTAAGAATCAGGCCACGGTTAAGGACAAGCGGATTAAATCTGCAGTTG aGGAATTTCTGAAAACACAAAAGAGCCATCTAAGTAAAAATTTAGCCTATTTCCGGGGAACAGAATGCAGACCGACTCAATCGGACACAGCAAAG ATACTGCTTCAGAACAAAAGCCGGCAATCCCGCCATCGGCCTGATGCTCCTGCCAAGAAACCGAAGGAGAAAATGTCCCTTTTCACAGAGAAAGAGTTTCAGCAGTTCCAGCTGCAGTATTTCGGTAGAAAAGTTGAAGAAGACAATAAATGA
- the LOC111845239 gene encoding uncharacterized protein: MSLPDYPAPELEVTLKEASRVLQLTLSPERYPQYINALQREEEALQEAHQRISAAIAGCENWATAQFKSYILSCRDSLPSSRSIPMILPPVEAAERDGVQLERAATLLWAAARLHSEPWQVERDEPTERTQQSEVFAATRIPGKSQDHIQVYPESLHAILLCTGGIFPIQILHQSHPGEPMSPLSVNDIYTQLAEAARQPGAARGLEPSPFCSLSALPRHEWCAAREKIQTGGEAMAASLGLMESAVLAVALEDCCAPAKLAETLNVVRLGRGDGHCLRYYDKVVNLVVFQDGVAGMLFEHSALDGMVAGLITYSVWCVSESLTIDPNSPLSRTIGSPNPRTLFAAKPLNVDVTNLLHSSPSPSPKDTNVIVTFEIPSYPDFLATLRSQRALFDAWVNFSLQLALRQTVGDSAMSYIFVTPTHMRHYKHGRCDPTYPVTTQSRHLVGTLMSCMGTSQSAPYTKALLRLFHVAFQEHKRLIKVTKKGQSVGPHLAALHRALSPGNPLRKFLDLFVGPSVYVTGKDITEGLNGAVGNVYASDQLALTYLGKKDSICLAINAKGSFANILSQLQENLQEDLKVMKFLALRYAIAGQMEAIDCLLEQEEVEGLGGTDCGGLQVQFSHQGSGQADQKGVPPDAMLNSDFTLIIHGGAMEEMQMDENIVGMIQFSLQAALVLGTQELAGGGRSLNAVQKCVAALENCFLFNAGKGSVSNRGGRHEMEATIVDGTGLKSGSVACVHGVKNPVKAARKVMENSPHALLAGQGVVDFLSEFGESDELAGVEYFQSSIWKELSAQSVGGNAWPQSVGAVALDCWGNLAAAASTGGTIGERKGRVGHTAVAGAGVHADGTLAVVCSGNGDLLLSCMVAHKVASLYHDMDFSLQEACQRVISEDLRGNCSGVIAVNNKGDTVIKNNAGVMFIGSMIGGEEHVEVLKPIA, translated from the exons ATGTCTCTACCAGACTACCCTGCCCCAGAGCTGGAGGTCACTCTGAAGGAGGCCAGCCGTGTGCTTCAGCTCACTCTGAGTCCAGAGCGATACCCCCAGTACATAAACGCCCTACAGCGTGAAGAGGAGGCTCTGCAAGAGGCCCATCAGCGAATATCTGCTGCCATCGCAGGCTGCGAGAACTGGGCCACGGCACAGTTCAAGAGCTACATTCTGTCTTGCCGCGACTCTTTGCCCTCTTCCAGGTCCATCCCCATGATCCTGCCTCCCGTGGAGGCCGCCGAGCGAGACGGCGTGCAGCTGGAGCGGGCTGCCACCCTGCTCTGGGCTGCGGCCAGGCTGCACAGCGAGCCTTGGCAGGTGGAGAGAGACGAGCCAACTGAACGAACCCAGCAGTCAGAAGTATTCGCTGCCACCCGCATACCTGGAAAGAGTCAGGATCACATTCAG GTGTATCCCGAGAGCCTCCACGCCATCCTGCTttgtacaggaggaattttccCCATTCAAATCCTGCACCAGTCACACCCAGGGGAACCGATGTCACCACTGTCTGTGAATGACATCTACACCCAGCTAGCGGAGGCAGCACGCCAGCCGGGGGCGGCCAGGGGGCTAGAGCCTTCGCCATTCTGTAGCCTGTCAGCCCTGCCCCGACATGAGTGGTGTGCCGCGCGGGAGAAGATCCAGACGGGAGGTGAAGCTATGGCGGCATCGCTTGGGCTGATGGAGAGCGCAGTGCTGGCTGTCGCCCTTGAGGACTGCTGTGCACCAGCCAAACTGGCCGAGACCCTCAATGTCGTGAGGCTGGGCAGAGGGGACGGCCACTGCCTCAGATATTACGATAAG GTGGTGAATTTGGTGGTGTTCCAGGACGGTGTCGCTGGCATGCTGTTTGAGCACAGTGCTCTGGATGGAATGGTGGCTGGACTCATCACTTATAGTGTTTGGTGTGTTTCCGAATCACTGACCATAGACCCCAACTCACCACTGTCAAGGACTATTGGATCACCCAACCCTAGAACCCTATTTGCTGCAAAGCCACTCAATGTTGACGTCACCAACCTTCTCCATTCATCCCCGAGTCCTTCCCCTAAAGACACTAATGTGATTGTCACATTCGAAATTCCATCTTACCCAGACTTCCTTGCCACTCTTCGAAGTCAGAGGGCCCTATTTGATGCGTGGGTCAACTTCTCCTTGCAGCTGGCTCTCAGGCAAACTGTAGGAGACTCAGCCATGAGCTACATCTTTGTCACGCCTACCCACATGCGTCACTACAAACATGGCCGCTGTGATCCAACTTATCCCGTCACCACACAGTCCAGGCATCTAGTTGGAACTCTGATGTCCTGTATGGGCACAAGCCAATCTGCCCCATATACGAAGGCACTTCTTCGCCTTTTTCATGTAGCTTTTCAGGAGCACAAACGTCTGATTAAGGTCACCAAGAAGGGCCAGAGTGTAGGGCCACATTTAGCTGCCTTGCACAGGGCCTTGTCCCCTGGAAACCCTCTTAGAAAGTTCCTGGATCTTTTCGTCGGTCCATCTGTTTACGTCACGGGAAAAGATATCACAGAGGGGTTGAATGGTGCAGTGGGAAATGTATATGCCTCTGACCAGCTAGCTCTGACGTACCTTGGGAAGAAGGACAGCATCTGTCTGGCCATCAACGCTAAAGGCAGCTTTGCCAACATCCTAAGTCAGCTTCAGGAGAATTTACAGGAAGACCTCAAGGTGATGAAGTTTCTGGCCCTTAGATATGCCATTGCTGGACAGATGGAAGCCATTGATTGCTTGCTGGAGCAAGAGGAGGTAGAAGGACTGGGTGGAACTGATTGCGGTGGCTTACAAGTGCAGTTTAGTCATCAGGGGTCAGGCCAAGCTGACCAGAAGGGGGTCCCCCCCGATGCTATGCTGAATTCTGATTTCACTTTGATCATCCATGGTGGAGCAATGGAGGAGATGCAAATGGATGAGAATATTGTGGGCATGATTCAATTTTCTCTGCAGGCAGCTTTAGTCCTCGGGACACAAGAGCTGGCAGGAGGGGGACGCAGTCTCAACGCAGTTCAGAAATGTGTGGCTGCACTGGAAAACTGCTTCTTGTTTAATGCTGGTAAGGGCTCCGTGTCGAACAGGGGAGGGAGGCATGAAATGGAAGCGACCATAGTGGACGGCACTGGTTTGAAATCCGGGTCGGTGGCTTGTGTGCACGGTGTGAAGAACCCAGTAAAGGCTGCACGGAAAGTCATGGAGAACAGTCCACATGCGTTACTCGCCGGACAGGGTGTGGTGGATTTTCTGAGCGAGTTCGGAGAAAGCGATGAACTTGCAGGGGTTGAGTACTTCCAGAGCAGTATATGGAAGGAGCTTTCAGCACAGAGCGTTGGTGGCAATGCTTGGCCACAAAGTGTGGGAGCTGTCGCTCTGGATTGCTGGGGAAATCTGGCCGCTGCGGCTTCCACAGGTGGGACGATTGGCGAACGGAAAGGTCGAGTAGGGCACACGGCGGTGGCGGGGGCAGGGGTTCATGCGGACGGCACGTTAGCCGTGGTTTGCTCTGGCAACGGAGATCTGTTACTGAGCTGTATGGTGGCTCATAAAGTGGCCAGTCTCTATCATGACATGGACTTCAGCTTGCAGGAGGCTTGTCAGAGGGTCATATCTGAAGACCTGAGAGGAAACTGCAGCGGAGTAATTGCTGTTAATAACAAGGGAGACACTGTTATCAAAAACAACGCTGGGGTGATGTTCATTGGATCAATGATTGGAGGTGAAGAACATGTCGAGGTGCTAAAACCCATCGCGTGA